From the genome of Solibacillus sp. FSL H8-0538:
GCGATAACGACTAACTGACCCTCGTCGTGCGAGCCCTAATCAATTCGACAAATCGAAAGCGGGCAGTTCTCGCAGTCAATTTCGTCCTTTAAAAATTGTAAATCGAGGATCGTTATATAGCCTTTTCCAATGGTAATAACGCCATGCTTTTTTAAATCATTAAGCATACGGTTAATCATTTCTCTGCTGGTCGCACAGAGATTGGCCATTTCGGTATTCGTTAATGCATAATTAATGTAAATTTCATTTTCTGAACGAAATTCCCCGTACGTATTTGCTAAACGAATTAGCGTCGAAAATAGCGCGCCTTTTTTGCCATGAAGCACTAAATCGCGCAGGCGGCTTTGGTTTTTCATATTTTCTGTTTGAATCCATTTCAAATAGTCCATCATTAAAGAAGGATGCTCTGTTAACAGAAGCTCCAATGCGTCGTTATGTACAACAAGTAGCTCGGATGCTTCAAGTGCCTTTGCAGTTGTGGCATGATAATTCAATTTGCAAAACAATAAACTTTCTCCAATTAAGCCTTCGTTACTACAAATACGGATCGTTAATTCCTTGCCGCTCTCTGTTTCTTTACTTATTTGAATCGTACCACTTTGAATAAGAAAAATACTTTCTGCACGCTCGCCTTCTTGGAAAATGTGACTTCCTTTTTCCGCTTTAGTGTGAACGCCATGCTCCTGGAAAAGTTGAGTAATTTTCAACGGTAAAGAGTTTAATGTAACGATAAAGATCACGTCCTTTACAAAAAATGGAGTAAGTTTGTGAAATAATTACTTCTTCATTTATACAAACATGATAACACATTTTCCACGGGATGAACGGTAAAAATAAGGAAGTGAATTTTTGCATTTTCGTGTAAGTCCTCCTATAATTTAATTAGTCAATAAAGGTCAAACTTTAAAGGGGAGTGATTTTATGCAATTTCAAAAGCAGCAAGATGACCGTACACCATTAGAACAGTTTGGACGGAATTTAATAGAAGAAGTAAAAATTGGGAAAATGGATCCAGTAATTGGCCGTGACGAGGAAATTCGCAATGTTATACGTATTTTATCGCGTAAGACGAAAAACAATCCGGTGTTAATAGGGGAGCCAGGTGTAGGGAAAACCGCTATTGTCGAAGGGCTAGCACAGCGAATTGTACGCAAGGATGTACCAGAAGGGCTAAAGGACTGTCTACTATACGAGCTTGATATGAGTTCATTAATTGCAGGTGCTAGCTACCGTGGTCAATTTGAAGAACGGTTAAAAGGTGTTTTGAAGCAAGTAAAGGAGTCAGAAGGCCGTATTATTTTATTTATCGATGAAATCCATACAATTGTGGGTGCAGGAAAAACGGATGGGGCGATGGATGCTGGCAATATGCTGAAGCCGATGCTTGCGCGTGGTGAGTTACATTGTATCGGAGCGACAACACTAGATGAGTACCGCATGTATATTGAAAAGGATCCTGCACTTGAACGGCGCTTCCAGCAAGTGCTTGTACGTGAGCCGTCAATCGAGGATACGGTATCAATTTTACGAGGCTTGAAGGAGCGCTTTGAGCTACATCATGGGGTACGTATTCATGATCGTGCCATTATTGCCTCAGCCCAGCTATCAAATCGTTATATTACAGAACGTTTTTTACCAGATAAAGCGATTGATTTAATTGATGAAGCCTGTGCAATGATTCGTACAGAAATTGACTCAATGCCGCAAGAGCTAGATATCGTAACACGCCGAATTATGCAGCTTGAAATTGAAGAGCAGGCACTGACGAAGGAAAAAGATGATGCGAGTAAGAAACGTCTTGATGCGTTGCGTGCAGAGTTAAGTTCATTAAAAGAGTCTTCGGAGGATATGCGCAATCGTTGGCAAGTGGAGAAGGAACGCCTGCAAGATATTCAGAAAAAACGCGAGCAGTTGGATAAATTCCGCCGTGATTTAGAAGAAGCAGAAAATAAGTATGATTTGAACCGTGCAGCAGAACTGCGTCATGGAAAAATTCCGATGCTCGAGCAGGAGTTAAATAAGTTAGAAGCGGATATTGTGGCGAGTGAAGATAGCCGGATTTTACGTGAGGAAGTTACAGCCGAAGAGATTGCCTCTATTGTTTCTCGTTGGACAGGTATTCCGGTAACGAAGCTTGTCGAAGGCGAACGAGAAAAGCTACTGCGATTGAAAGAAACGTTACATGAACGTGTCGTTGGGCAGGATAATGCGGTTACGCTTGTAACAGAGGCAGTATGGCGTGCACGTGCAGGTATTAAAGACCCGCATAAACCAATTGGAAGCTTCTTATTTCTTGGACCAACTGGGGTCGGTAAAACGGAGCTCGCGAAGGCGCTCGCAGCACAGTTATTTGATTCAGAGGATCATTTTATTCGCATTGACATGAGTGAGTATATGGAAAAGCATAGTGTGTCACGTTTAGTTGGGGCACCTCCTGGCTATATCGGCTATGAAGAGGGTGGCCAATTAACAGAGGCTGTGCGACGTAATCCATATTCAGTTGTACTGCTGGATGAAATTGAAAAGGCACATCCAGACGTAGCGAATATTTTATTACAGGTGCTCGATGATGGCCGAATTACAGATAGCCAAGGACGAATTGTCAATTTTACAAATACGGTTATTATTATGACGTCGAATATTGGCTCCCAATATTTACTGCAAGCAAATGGAACGGATTATACAACAGAGGATTTAGTAATGGCGGCACTGCACCAGCATTTTAAGCCAGAGCTTTTAAACCGTATGGATGATATTATTATGTTCCACTCATTGTCTGCAGAACATTTCCATGCCATTGCCTGGAAATACGTACAGCAGCTACAAAAACGTGTCGGGCAGCAAGAAATTGAATTGCAAGTAGAGGGTGCAGTTATTGACTGGGTAGTCGAACACGGGGTGGATTCACAATTCGGTGCACGTCCATTAAAACGCTTTGTGCAACGTCATCTCGAGACGGTTGTTGCGCGTGAATTACTGCGCGGAGAGGTTGTTGCTGGAGATGTACTTGTCATGACGCTGGAAAATAAAGAAATAAAGCTAGAGAAAAGATAAAAAAAGCACCTTGCGAAATAAATCGCAAGGCGCTTTTTAGTGGTTTAGAAAGTATAATCTTCTTAACCAGATAATAAAGGACATCAGCTTGCCCTATTTTTGGGGCTAGATATGTCTCTCTAAATTAGTGATGCTCCGCTTCAGCAACTGGCTCGTTTGGAATAATCGCAGCTACGATTAATACTAATACGGCGAATACTACTGAAATGATAACACCTGTCATGAATTCGAACGGTACACCTAATACTGAACTTACTACGTAGTTTAACATAGAAATTAGTAGGAATGACCATAAAAATGTCACAATATATTGCATCAATTTCACCTCTATTGAACTTTATTGAGTCTTTTCATATAACTACATCTTCAATATCATACCATACGACAACTAAAAAGAAAAACAATCTTTATAAACATTTCATGAAGTTATCTAAAAATTAAGCAGTTGTGTTCACGAAAATTATGAGCTATAATTATGACCAAGTACTAATGTTTAGTCTTAAACGCAAAGGAGGACGTTTTATGAATGCGGGGATTATCGGGATTGGAAAATACGTACCTAAAAAGGTCTTAACAAATGTTGATTTAGAGAAAGTATTAGATACATCAGATGAATGGATTCGTACACGCACAGGCATTGAGGCACGTCACATTGCAGCAGAAGACGAAGAAACATCTGATTTAGCATATGAAGCAGCGAAAAATGCATTAGAACATGCTGGCATGACTGCAGATCAAATTGGGTTAATTATAGTTGCAACGGTTACACAGGATCAAAATTTCCCTAGTGTTGCTTGTCAGATTCAAGAGCGTCTTGGCGCAAAGCAGGCAGGTGCAATGGATATTTCGGCTGCCTGCTCAGGTTTTATTTATGCAACAGTTGTCGCGAAGCAATTTGTTGAAAGTAATAGCTATGAACATGTATTAATCGTAGGTGTTGAAAAACTGTCTAAGGTTGTTGATTGGGAAGACCGGAATACAGCTATTTTGTTCGGGGATGGGGCAAGTGCAGCAGTCATTAGTAAAGTATCTGAAGGGCGCGGGATTTTATCGTTTGAGCTCGGTGCAGATGGGACTGGTGGCAAGCATTTATTGATCGATCAGCAAAATAATATTCAAATGAACGGAAGAGAAGTATTTAAATTTGCTGTTCGTCAAATGGGCGAGTCAGCAATAAATGTATTAGAAAAAGCGGGCTTAACGAAGGAAGATGTTGATTTCCTTGTGCCGCACCAGGCAAATATTCGTATAATGGAAGCCGCTCGTGAACGATTAGGCTTACCGGAAGATAAGATGTCAAAGACCATTCATAAATATGGAAATACATCGGCGGCGTCGATTGGAATTTCATTGGTAGACGATTTACAGGCAGGGTATATTAAGGATGATGATGTCGTTGTACTCATTGGGTTTGGTGGAGGACTCACTTGGGGTGCTATTGCATTAAAATGGGGAAAATAATTGCATAACTAATTATTGAGAGGGGTTTATTTATGTCAAAGAGACGAGTTGTTGTTACAGGAATCGGAGCTGTTACACCAGTAGGTATTACAGCTGAAGAAACGTGGGAAAATGTAAAGGCTGGGAAATCGGGAGTCGGTCCACTAACACGTGTAGATGCGAGCAAGTTTCCGGTTAGCGTTGCAGCGGAAGTAAAAGACTTTAATATTGAAGATTATATAGAGCGTAAAGAGGCGCGTAAAATGGACCGCTTTACCCATTATGCGCTTGCTGCATCAATGATGGCGGCAAAGGACGCGAATTTAACAATTACAGAAGAAATGGCGCCGCGTGTAGGCGTTTGGATTGGTTCTGGTATTGGTGGGATGGAAACACATGAACAACAGTTTTTAACATTCCAAGAGCGCGGTGTACGTCGTGTTAGCCCGTTTTTCGTACCAATGATGATACCAGACATGGCTTCTGGGCAAGTATCGATTTATTTAGGAGCAAAGGGGATTAACTCTTGTTCGGTAACGGCTTGTGCATCTGGCACGAACTCAATTGGCGATGCCTTTAAAGTAATTGAGCGCGGTGATGCAGATGTTATGATTACAGGAGGCGCAGAGGCACCGATTGTGACGATGGCGGTAGCCGGCTTTTGTGCCAATACAGCTTTATCAACAAATCCAGATGCTGCAACAGCGTCTCGTCCATTTGATAAAAATCGTGACGGCTTTGTCATTGCAGAAGGCGCGGGTATTTTAATACTTGAGGAGCTGGAGCATGCAAAGGCGCGCGGTGCAAAAATTTATGGCGAAGTAGTAGGCTACGGTGCAACGGGTGATGCGCATCATATTACAGCACCAGCACCGAACGGAGAAGGCGCATCTCGTGCGATGGCACAGGCACTAAAAGATGCAGGTGTAGAACCTAGTGAAGTTGGCTATATTAATGCGCACGGTACAAGTACGCCGTATAATGATTTATTTGAAACGCAAGCGGTGAAAACAGTATTTGGTGAACATGCATATAAGCTAGCGATGAGCTCAACAAAGTCAGTAACGGGGCATTTACTCGGTGCGGCAGGTGGGATTGAAGCCATCTTTACTGTACTAGCTTTAAAAGAAGGGATCCTCCCTCCAACAATGAATTTACAAGAGCCAGATCCGGAATGTGATTTAGACTATGTGCCAAACGAGGCACGTAAAGCGGATATTGACTATGCGCTTAGCAATTCATTAGGATTCGGTGGGCATAACGCTTGTTTACTATTTAAAAAATATAAATAAAAAATACCTGTAGCAACTTTGCTACAGGTATTTTTTTGTGGACAACCGAATATTTGTAAGAAAAGGATGGTGTCAATCGGTCGATTTGTTTTATTTTTATTCTGTTACGGAATTTGTGTGATGTCAATTAGCAATTGCATCATGTACTTAAATTACCGAACACTTGGCTATTCCTGGCGAGCGGTAATGTTATTCATTTTTAACACAGTGGAGTTTTATTTAGCCATTGGCGCACTAATTATATTATTTATCGTCGTTTACGACCTAATCCCATCGCGTTCTCCATTTTCTTAAGCGTTTTATTTGCAATGGCATTAGCTTTCGCAGCACCCTCATCTAAAATAGTGTCAAGTTCTTCTGAATCAATTAATTCGTAATAGCGCTCTTGAATCGGAGTTAAATGCTCGATGACTACTGTTGCCACGCCTGCTTTGAAATCCCCATAGCCTTTACCGTCATATTTAGCGACTAAATCGGCAATCGAAATGCCAGTCAGTGCAGACTCGATTGTTAGTAGGTTTGATACGCCTGGTTTATTTTCCACATCAAATGCCACAATACCTTCAGAATCAGTTACGGCAGATTTAATTTTCTTTTCAATTTCTTTCGGTGTGTCTAATAAACGAATTGTTGCCTTCGTATTTGGGTCAGATTTTGACATTTTTTTTGTCGGCTCTTGTAGCGACTTAATACGTGCGCCTTCTTTTGGTAATTGAATGTCTGGAATCGTTAATACATCGTTATAGCGTTTATTGAAGCGTTCAGCAAGGTCACGTGTCAGTTCGATATGCTGCTTTTGGTCATCGCCAACTGGAACAATATTTGTATTATATAGAAGTATATCCGCTGCCATTAATGGTGGATACGTTAAAAGTGCAGCCGAAACAGACTCTTTACCGTTTGATTTATCTTTAAATTGTGTCATGCGCTCTAATTCGCCGATGGAAGCGACACATTGTAGCATCCAGCCAGCTTGAGCGTGCGCGGGTACTTCAGATTGAATAAATAATGTTGATTTTGAAGGGTCAATTCCTACTGCAACATACATCGCTGCTAAGCTACGGATATTTTTACGTAATTCAAGGCGATCCTGCGGTACTGTAATTGCGTGTTGGTCGACGATGCAGTAAATTGCTTCACCTTCGTCTTGTAAAGAGGGGAATTGTTTAATAGCGCCGATATAGTTCCCGAGTGTAATCGTACCTGTTGGCTGTACGCCAGAAAAAATTGTTGTCATGTTTTTTTCCTCCTTAGATTCAAATAAAAAAACATCATGCGTCCTCCATTAGTAAATCTAATAGAAGGGACGAATGATGTTGAATCCGCGGTACCACCCAGCTTGCCAAAAAGGCCACTCTTCTTCGTAACGTGAAGGATACGAGCTTTACTACTAGGTGTTTCGTAAAGCTAACTCAGAAGTCCATTCCATTTGACTAATCATCTGTTCGCACCAACCACAGACTCTCTAAAGATTGTGTTCAAATGTACTACTCTTCGTCTTCGTTTTTAGTGTTCGTTAGTGAAATTATATTATAAAATAAGTTCCTAATGCAAATATTTTATCTAGGAATAATCTATGTGTAGAATGGGTATATTATTTTTAGGGCAATTATTTAAATAGGAAATGATTAGGGAAAAGGGATTTTTCTCAATTATTTTTATTAAATGAGAATTAATAATTCGTGTTTTTAGAATTCGTAAATAGGTATTATATAGATGTATTTTATTGTATTTTAATTTACCTACAAAATATGAGTTTTTTCGAGATAAAATGTGAATAATTAATATTTCTCATCGAACTTTTTTTATTGACAATGTATATTCAAAAGGTAGTATTTCATGTATAATGGAAACATGATTTTACATTAAACTAATTCTAAACTAATGAATAATATGAATAGATTCCAAAATTGAGGAGAGGGAGTGAAACAATGTTAGTAACTTTATTTACTTCACCAAGTTGTACGTCATGCCGAAAAGCGAAAGCGTGGTTGGAAGAACATGATATTCCATACACAGAACGCAATATTTTTTCAGAGCCATTAAGTATTAGTGAGATTAAAGAAATTTTACGAATGACTGAGGATGGAACGGATGAAATTATTTCAACACGATCTAAGATTTTTCAAAAGTTGAATGTCGATGTTGAAAATCTACCATTACAGCGCTTATATGAGTTGATCCAAGAATACCCAGGCTTATTACGACGACCGATTATTCTAGATGAAAAACGCTTGCAGGTTGGTTATAACGAAGACGAGATTCGCCGCTTTTTACCGCGCAAAGTACGTGCCTATCAACTACAAGAAGCACAACGTATGGTGAACTAAATACATGCACAGTCAGATGTTACACAGCACGCCGCTCTTCGTAACATCTTTTTTCGTTATTAAGAAATAAGCATTTTCTTAATTACATAATAAAGGACAACATCTCGCCCTATATTTCGGCGGGATGTGTCTTTTTAGTTGTACGGAGATTTTGTTCTTGATTTCACTGAAACTGTGCAATACAATTTCAATATTCAAATAATTTTTTTTGATTAGTCTTTTTCCTTTTCATTTTGACACGGTACATCATACAATAGAGTAATAGAGATTCCGATGCAGAAAGAAAGACAAACTGCATAAGCGGTGTCATGTTCAGATGTTGGAACATCGTGTATGATTGAGCTTGTTAAGTGCAAGTCTAAAAGGCGATTCATACTGACATGTAGTTCAACGAATGACTGTGAAGGGAGTTGAAGTCTAATGGACATCGAACGTATTAATGAGAATACGCTAAAACTTTTTATTACGTATAGTGATATTGAGGATCGTGGCTATAGTCGTGAGGAAATTTGGTACAATCGCTCAAAAGGGGAAGAACTTTTTTGGGATGTTATTGGGGAAGTCAATACAGATGATTACTTCGATTTGGATGGTCCAATCTGGATTCATATTAACGCTTCGGACGTTGGCTTAGAAGTTGTTGTCACACGAGCGAATATTAATACTGAATCGGACGCGTCTGCTATGATGCAAAGCTTTGAAGAAAACCGAGATATGGCAGACCAGTTAAATGGAATGGAAGATGCGCTTTATAACACGTATGGGAAAGACCTGAAGGAAGAAGCGCAAATCGTCAATGGGCGTTTCTGCTTTAAGGATATCGACGAGCTCATTCCTTTAGCAAAACGTGCTGCACCACTAGGTTTAAAGTCATCGTTATATAAATTCGAAAATTACTATTATTTATTCGTTGATTTTCAGCATATCGAAAATAACGAAGAAGTAAAAAATTTAATGGCGCTCTTTAAAGAATATTTACCGACATCAAAAGTGACGGTACATCGTTTAATCGAGTATGGAGAAGTCATTATCGCAGAAGATTGTTTCGAAACAATTTTAACATATTTTTCATAATAAACGAGATTGCCCTTTCTTTTGGAAGAGGCAATCTTTTTTTGATTAGAAAAGTTAACTTTCCCATCACCTCGCCCTATTTGGTGCGAGGTGTGTCCTTCTACTGCCCACACTAGTTAAAAAAAAACTTTGCCCATATTTACATATTTTAGTTGAAACGAAAGAGTACCGTCCTTACAATGGTGGAAAAGGAGGTGCTTTATGCTTGTTGCATTAACCGAAGAGGAAGAATTATTTCAGTTAACGCCAAGCATAGCGGAAACAACTTTACGCCAACTACGCCAAACAGCTTTATTTTATTGCCCACAATGCAAGGAACGTCTTCTACTTAAAATTGGAAAAATTAAAGTGCCCCATTTTGCTCATTTAAAAAACAGTGCCTGTGAGTCAACTTTTTCAGAAGGTGAATCCATTACACATTTGCTTGGAAAACAACAATTTCATACATTCTTTCAGCACTTAAAATTCAATGTAGTGCTCGAGCCCTATTTGACAAAGCTACAGCAACGCCCGGATTTGCTTGTGACGACTACGCAGCGTTCGTTCGCTATTGAATTTCAGTGTAGCCGTATTGCAGCCGAACAATTTGCTGAACGAACACAAGGTTATGTGGAACATGGTATTGTCCCAATCTGGATTTTGCAAACACCGAATGCCCACTTTAAGCAAGCTGGAGTTGTTAAAATCTCGTTAAATCATTTCGTACAACAGTTTATTATAACGCAAAACAAACAGCGCTATTTATTAACCTATGATGCGCATAGTGAACAATTTTTTTATGTAAGCAATTTGCTCCCGGTATATGGACAGCAGTATTTCGGCTTCGTTCAAATATTACCGCTGTGCAAGCAAGTTTTTCCGTTTTATATCCCTTCATTATTAACAGAGCATGTGCATACAAACATGTTATCTCGATATATTCAATATAAAGATCGGCATGTTAAAGCGCGCCTGTTATTAAGTAGAAAGGGTGTGAATGACTTGTTATTGCGAAGTATTTATGAACTACGCCTTTCAAGAGAAGAGTTGCCATGCTTTATCGGTATCCCTGTTCGGCATAGTGAAGCCATCCCTCTGTTTTCTGTAGAATGGCAAATTGCTTTGTTTTATTTTATGCACTGCCATAGCCTAACGCCACAAAAGTTAAGTGAACAGGCCATTCCTTATTTCTTTAAATGGGCCAAAATGTCCTATTGTGTGGAGGCAGGCGAAGCAGTTCGGCATTATATTCAACTACTGAAAAAATTGCATATTCAGCATGTGCATTCGGTTGTTGCCGCCCCTCTATTATTTCGTGAGCTCTATTGCGAATTGGTTGCATTTGGGTGTGAAAATTGAGAAAATATAAGTGGAATTTCGAATTTCGGAATAACTAAGCTGGAGGAATAAACTATGGCGAAAACAGTATTAACGCGTGCAGAAGTACCGGAACATTTAACGTGGGATTTATCTTCAATTTTTGAATCAGATGCGGTATGGGAACAAGAGTTTAAAGCGATTGAAACGTTGTCTGAAGAAGCAGTTAATTATAAAGGGAAAGTAGCAGACGGAGCGGAAAGCTTGTATGCCACATTGCAATTTAGTGACAGCTTATATGAACGCTATAGTAAGCTTTATGTGTATGCGCATTTAAAGCATGATCAAGACACAACGAATAGTACTTACCAAGCAATGGATAGTCGTGTCAAAGCATTGGGTGCCAAAATTGGTGCGGCTTGGTCATTTATTACCCCTGAAATTTTAGCACTAGATGAAGACACACTGAATCAGTGCGTTACAAGCTATGAGCCATTACAATTATATGCACAAAGCTTGAAGGAATTAAATTTAGGACGTCCGCATGTACTTTCAGCAGATAAGGAAGAATTATTGGCACAACTTTCTGAAGTGTCGGCAGCTTCTGGCCAAACATTTAGTGTATTAAATAATGCAGACCTTGAATTCCCAAACGTAAAAAATGATGAAGGTGAAGAGGTACCACTAACACAAGGCTCTTACATCACATTTTTAGAAAGTGATAGCCGTGAAGTGCGTGAAGGTGCATTTAAGGCAATGTATAAAACGTACGGTCAATTCCGTAACACTTTTGCGTCAACTTTAGCAGGTAATGTAAAATCGCATAATGCAAAGGCGAAAATTCGTAACTATGAGTCAGCACGTCACGCGGCGATGAGCAATAATTTTATTCCTGAAAAAGTATATGACCAACTCATTTCAACAGTACATGAACATTTACCATTATTACACCGTTACGTAGCATTACGTAAACAAGTATTAGGCTTAGATGAACTGCATATGTATGATCTATTTACACCGTTAGTTAAAGAGGTGAAAATGGAGATGCCTTATGATGAGGCGAAAAAAATTATGGTCGACAGCTTTGCCCCGCTTGGAGCAGATTATCAAGCGACGGTACAAAAAGGGTTAGATAGCCGTTGGGTTGATGTTTTAGAAAACAAAGGGAAGCGTAGCGGGGCCTATTCATCAGGCACTTTTGGCACAAACCCATATGTATTAATGAACTGGCAAGATAATGTTAATAATTTATTCACACTAGCACATGAATTCGGGCATAGTATGCACAGCTATTATACGCGCCAGACGCAGCCA
Proteins encoded in this window:
- the trpS gene encoding tryptophan--tRNA ligase, translated to MTTIFSGVQPTGTITLGNYIGAIKQFPSLQDEGEAIYCIVDQHAITVPQDRLELRKNIRSLAAMYVAVGIDPSKSTLFIQSEVPAHAQAGWMLQCVASIGELERMTQFKDKSNGKESVSAALLTYPPLMAADILLYNTNIVPVGDDQKQHIELTRDLAERFNKRYNDVLTIPDIQLPKEGARIKSLQEPTKKMSKSDPNTKATIRLLDTPKEIEKKIKSAVTDSEGIVAFDVENKPGVSNLLTIESALTGISIADLVAKYDGKGYGDFKAGVATVVIEHLTPIQERYYELIDSEELDTILDEGAAKANAIANKTLKKMENAMGLGRKRR
- a CDS encoding Crp/Fnr family transcriptional regulator; amino-acid sequence: MKITQLFQEHGVHTKAEKGSHIFQEGERAESIFLIQSGTIQISKETESGKELTIRICSNEGLIGESLLFCKLNYHATTAKALEASELLVVHNDALELLLTEHPSLMMDYLKWIQTENMKNQSRLRDLVLHGKKGALFSTLIRLANTYGEFRSENEIYINYALTNTEMANLCATSREMINRMLNDLKKHGVITIGKGYITILDLQFLKDEIDCENCPLSICRID
- a CDS encoding YjzD family protein, with protein sequence MQYIVTFLWSFLLISMLNYVVSSVLGVPFEFMTGVIISVVFAVLVLIVAAIIPNEPVAEAEHH
- a CDS encoding competence protein CoiA, with protein sequence MLVALTEEEELFQLTPSIAETTLRQLRQTALFYCPQCKERLLLKIGKIKVPHFAHLKNSACESTFSEGESITHLLGKQQFHTFFQHLKFNVVLEPYLTKLQQRPDLLVTTTQRSFAIEFQCSRIAAEQFAERTQGYVEHGIVPIWILQTPNAHFKQAGVVKISLNHFVQQFIITQNKQRYLLTYDAHSEQFFYVSNLLPVYGQQYFGFVQILPLCKQVFPFYIPSLLTEHVHTNMLSRYIQYKDRHVKARLLLSRKGVNDLLLRSIYELRLSREELPCFIGIPVRHSEAIPLFSVEWQIALFYFMHCHSLTPQKLSEQAIPYFFKWAKMSYCVEAGEAVRHYIQLLKKLHIQHVHSVVAAPLLFRELYCELVAFGCEN
- the fabF gene encoding beta-ketoacyl-ACP synthase II yields the protein MSKRRVVVTGIGAVTPVGITAEETWENVKAGKSGVGPLTRVDASKFPVSVAAEVKDFNIEDYIERKEARKMDRFTHYALAASMMAAKDANLTITEEMAPRVGVWIGSGIGGMETHEQQFLTFQERGVRRVSPFFVPMMIPDMASGQVSIYLGAKGINSCSVTACASGTNSIGDAFKVIERGDADVMITGGAEAPIVTMAVAGFCANTALSTNPDAATASRPFDKNRDGFVIAEGAGILILEELEHAKARGAKIYGEVVGYGATGDAHHITAPAPNGEGASRAMAQALKDAGVEPSEVGYINAHGTSTPYNDLFETQAVKTVFGEHAYKLAMSSTKSVTGHLLGAAGGIEAIFTVLALKEGILPPTMNLQEPDPECDLDYVPNEARKADIDYALSNSLGFGGHNACLLFKKYK
- the mecA gene encoding adaptor protein MecA, encoding MDIERINENTLKLFITYSDIEDRGYSREEIWYNRSKGEELFWDVIGEVNTDDYFDLDGPIWIHINASDVGLEVVVTRANINTESDASAMMQSFEENRDMADQLNGMEDALYNTYGKDLKEEAQIVNGRFCFKDIDELIPLAKRAAPLGLKSSLYKFENYYYLFVDFQHIENNEEVKNLMALFKEYLPTSKVTVHRLIEYGEVIIAEDCFETILTYFS
- a CDS encoding beta-ketoacyl-ACP synthase III, yielding MNAGIIGIGKYVPKKVLTNVDLEKVLDTSDEWIRTRTGIEARHIAAEDEETSDLAYEAAKNALEHAGMTADQIGLIIVATVTQDQNFPSVACQIQERLGAKQAGAMDISAACSGFIYATVVAKQFVESNSYEHVLIVGVEKLSKVVDWEDRNTAILFGDGASAAVISKVSEGRGILSFELGADGTGGKHLLIDQQNNIQMNGREVFKFAVRQMGESAINVLEKAGLTKEDVDFLVPHQANIRIMEAARERLGLPEDKMSKTIHKYGNTSAASIGISLVDDLQAGYIKDDDVVVLIGFGGGLTWGAIALKWGK
- the pepF gene encoding oligoendopeptidase F; the encoded protein is MAKTVLTRAEVPEHLTWDLSSIFESDAVWEQEFKAIETLSEEAVNYKGKVADGAESLYATLQFSDSLYERYSKLYVYAHLKHDQDTTNSTYQAMDSRVKALGAKIGAAWSFITPEILALDEDTLNQCVTSYEPLQLYAQSLKELNLGRPHVLSADKEELLAQLSEVSAASGQTFSVLNNADLEFPNVKNDEGEEVPLTQGSYITFLESDSREVREGAFKAMYKTYGQFRNTFASTLAGNVKSHNAKAKIRNYESARHAAMSNNFIPEKVYDQLISTVHEHLPLLHRYVALRKQVLGLDELHMYDLFTPLVKEVKMEMPYDEAKKIMVDSFAPLGADYQATVQKGLDSRWVDVLENKGKRSGAYSSGTFGTNPYVLMNWQDNVNNLFTLAHEFGHSMHSYYTRQTQPYPYASYSIFVAEVASTCNEELLFEHLLNTIEDPQQKIYLLNHWLDGFRGTVFRQTMFAEFEHLVHEMDRNGEALTAEKLTEVYYNLNKQYFGEAMVVDEEIGLEWARIPHFYYNYYVYQYATGQSAATALSKQILEEGQPAVDRYINHFLKAGCSDFPIEVLKAAGVNMESPAPIAEACKVFEMKLNELEKLLLNN
- the spxA gene encoding transcriptional regulator SpxA, coding for MLVTLFTSPSCTSCRKAKAWLEEHDIPYTERNIFSEPLSISEIKEILRMTEDGTDEIISTRSKIFQKLNVDVENLPLQRLYELIQEYPGLLRRPIILDEKRLQVGYNEDEIRRFLPRKVRAYQLQEAQRMVN
- a CDS encoding ATP-dependent Clp protease ATP-binding subunit; translation: MQFQKQQDDRTPLEQFGRNLIEEVKIGKMDPVIGRDEEIRNVIRILSRKTKNNPVLIGEPGVGKTAIVEGLAQRIVRKDVPEGLKDCLLYELDMSSLIAGASYRGQFEERLKGVLKQVKESEGRIILFIDEIHTIVGAGKTDGAMDAGNMLKPMLARGELHCIGATTLDEYRMYIEKDPALERRFQQVLVREPSIEDTVSILRGLKERFELHHGVRIHDRAIIASAQLSNRYITERFLPDKAIDLIDEACAMIRTEIDSMPQELDIVTRRIMQLEIEEQALTKEKDDASKKRLDALRAELSSLKESSEDMRNRWQVEKERLQDIQKKREQLDKFRRDLEEAENKYDLNRAAELRHGKIPMLEQELNKLEADIVASEDSRILREEVTAEEIASIVSRWTGIPVTKLVEGEREKLLRLKETLHERVVGQDNAVTLVTEAVWRARAGIKDPHKPIGSFLFLGPTGVGKTELAKALAAQLFDSEDHFIRIDMSEYMEKHSVSRLVGAPPGYIGYEEGGQLTEAVRRNPYSVVLLDEIEKAHPDVANILLQVLDDGRITDSQGRIVNFTNTVIIMTSNIGSQYLLQANGTDYTTEDLVMAALHQHFKPELLNRMDDIIMFHSLSAEHFHAIAWKYVQQLQKRVGQQEIELQVEGAVIDWVVEHGVDSQFGARPLKRFVQRHLETVVARELLRGEVVAGDVLVMTLENKEIKLEKR